A single Leptidea sinapis chromosome 2, ilLepSina1.1, whole genome shotgun sequence DNA region contains:
- the LOC126973047 gene encoding uncharacterized protein LOC126973047, translating to MYTEDSSGSSSTSKKHMKKEDSINDENDTIKQRTKVKKHEAGHISMMEQEESESSLCSLQMQMSGYLQRSDNRAFQLYPGVEMADFNLTNERQNLYSTKYHISVNSPPDES from the exons GACTCGTCAGGGTCAAGCAGTACTTCAAAGAAGCATATGAAAAAGGAG gaCTCCATAAACGATGAAAATGACACAATCAAACAGAGAACAAAAGTAAAG AAACACGAGGCAGGCCACATAAGCATGATGGAACAG GAGGAATCGGAGTCATCTTTATGCTCGCTACAGATGCAGATGTCTGGATACCTGCAGCGAAGTGACAATCGAGCCTTCCAGCTGTATCCTGGAGTAGAGATGGCGGACTTCAACCTCACCAATGAGAGACAGAACTTGTACTCCACGAAGTAT CATATTAGTGTCAACAGCCCACCTGATGAAAG